A DNA window from Niabella yanshanensis contains the following coding sequences:
- a CDS encoding DNA-directed RNA polymerase subunit alpha, giving the protein MAILNFQQPDKIILQKASDFEAQFEFAPLEPGYGVTIGNALRRVLLSSLEGYAISAIKIEGVDHEFATIKGISEDLVEIILNLKQVRFKKLVDHEVANEKISLSVKNQAQFTAGMIADGTQSFQIMNPELLICTLDSSAKLDIELTIGKGRGYVPAEENAVKDAPVGLIPIDSIYTPIKNVKYSIENTRVEQRTDYEKLVMEVVTDGTIHPEDAVKQASRILIQHLMIITDENITFDNKEEKKEDLVDENTLQLRKVLKTPLEDLDLSVRAFNCLKAAKINSLSELVQYEQEDLMKFRNFGQKSLSEIEQVLNERGLGFGMDLQKLGIDKDDY; this is encoded by the coding sequence ATGGCAATTTTGAATTTTCAGCAGCCTGATAAAATCATCCTGCAAAAAGCTTCTGATTTTGAAGCCCAGTTTGAGTTTGCACCTTTGGAGCCTGGTTATGGCGTAACCATCGGTAATGCACTTCGCAGGGTTTTATTAAGCTCTTTGGAAGGATATGCTATCTCTGCTATTAAAATAGAAGGTGTTGACCACGAATTTGCTACCATCAAAGGTATCAGCGAAGACCTGGTTGAGATCATCCTTAACTTAAAACAGGTTCGTTTTAAGAAACTGGTTGATCATGAAGTAGCTAACGAGAAGATTTCATTGTCAGTTAAAAATCAGGCACAGTTTACTGCCGGTATGATCGCAGATGGCACCCAGTCGTTCCAGATCATGAACCCTGAACTGTTGATCTGTACTTTAGATTCTTCTGCTAAACTGGACATCGAATTAACTATCGGGAAAGGCCGTGGTTATGTTCCTGCTGAAGAGAATGCAGTGAAAGATGCACCGGTTGGTTTAATTCCTATCGACTCTATTTACACTCCTATTAAGAATGTAAAATACAGCATCGAAAATACCCGTGTGGAACAACGTACTGACTATGAAAAATTAGTTATGGAAGTTGTTACAGATGGCACCATCCATCCTGAAGATGCGGTAAAGCAAGCAAGCCGTATCCTTATTCAGCATCTGATGATCATCACTGATGAGAACATCACTTTCGATAATAAAGAAGAGAAGAAAGAAGACTTAGTGGATGAAAATACATTGCAATTACGTAAAGTATTGAAAACTCCGTTAGAAGACCTGGATCTTTCTGTACGTGCATTCAATTGCCTGAAAGCTGCTAAGATCAACTCTTTGAGTGAACTGGTACAGTATGAGCAGGAAGACCTGATGAAGTTTAGAAACTTCGGTCAGAAATCTCTTTCTGAAATCGAGCAGGTATTAAACGAAAGAGGTCTAGGTTTTGGAATGGACCTTCAGAAGTTAGGTATCGATAAAGACGATTATTAA
- the rplQ gene encoding 50S ribosomal protein L17, with amino-acid sequence MRHGDKIKNLSRTKAHREALLANLSNQLIEHKRIVTTLAKAKALRVFVEPLITKSKENTTHQRRIVFSHLQDKEAVKELFDNVAAKVGGRPGGYTRIIKLGIRPGDAAEKAMIELVDFNEIYGNNVGEEKAAAKKTRRRGGSAKKATAAPAENAEVVAEAPVTAEEAKAEEVVAAAPAVEEAPAQETKEEGNEEAKA; translated from the coding sequence ATGCGTCACGGAGACAAAATCAAAAATTTAAGCCGCACTAAAGCGCACAGAGAAGCATTATTAGCTAATCTTTCTAATCAGTTAATCGAGCACAAACGTATCGTAACTACTTTGGCTAAAGCTAAAGCACTACGCGTGTTTGTTGAGCCTTTGATCACTAAAAGTAAAGAGAACACTACACACCAACGTCGTATTGTTTTTAGTCACTTGCAGGATAAAGAGGCGGTGAAAGAATTGTTTGACAATGTTGCTGCTAAAGTAGGTGGTCGTCCTGGTGGTTATACCCGTATCATTAAATTAGGCATTCGTCCTGGTGATGCTGCTGAAAAAGCAATGATCGAGTTAGTAGATTTCAACGAAATTTACGGAAACAACGTAGGCGAAGAAAAAGCTGCTGCTAAGAAAACACGTCGTCGTGGTGGTAGCGCTAAAAAAGCTACAGCTGCTCCTGCTGAAAATGCAGAAGTGGTTGCAGAAGCTCCGGTAACTGCTGAAGAAGCAAAAGCTGAAGAAGTAGTAGCTGCTGCACCTGCAGTAGAAGAAGCTCCAGCTCAGGAAACAAAAGAAGAAGGTAACGAAGAAGCGAAAGCTTAA
- a CDS encoding efflux RND transporter permease subunit, whose product MSVLENFTEKFKEFKPTSWSVKNRTTVYLLILFVSIFGVTTFVTLPKESFPDVVIPTVYVSTIYVGNSPKDMENLVTQPIEKQIKGITGVKVAKVTSTSVQDYSAIQVEFGTNVKVDVAVQKVKDAIDKAKQDLPTDLTQEPTALEVSLSEMPIMYVNLSGDYDGVRLKEYADKMQDRLEELPQITRVDMVGAPEREFQVNVDNARMQAAGITFDDIANAIKYENMDISGGLLEVGNMKRNLQLKGQFKTAFDIEKVILRNTSGNPVYLKDIASIKDTIKETESYARLDGKNVVTLNIVKRSGENLIETSDAVKQITEEMKADLFPKDLNVVITGDQSISTRTSFNDLVNSIVIGFILVLVILMFFMGLTNAFFVALSVPLSMFVAFMFIPLGEIIIGGSITLNFMVLFALLFGLGIIVDDAIVVIENTHRIFVEAKGKLDSQKSAMMAAGEVFVPVLAGTLTTLAPFFPLLFWPGIIGKFMVYLPLMLIFTLAASLLVAFIMNPVFAVDFMNHEEHHTKKKSDVFKSRAFIVMVAIGILFDLLGFASRPEGGMFFFVGNLSLALAILTVLNAYFFTGWIHGFQNRVLPWIMDHYESLLKWAVNGWRPVWLLVGAFGLLVVSVILFGMSSGSGRTQVVFFPSSDPNFIYVYLKLPTGTDVEYTDSVTQYLEKRVNQALEIDPAKNKKNPVVESVIANVAVGAADPNSGDRSTRSELGRVQVSFVEYEKRHGVKTGPYLDKIRAAIKNIPGAEVSVEQEQNGPPTDPPVNIEVASEQFDDMIKTAVDLKNFLDSIQVPGVEELKMNVDLASPEIALTVNRERALSEGVSSAQIGMQLRTALFGNEASKIKDGEDEYKIYIRSNEVQRKSLTDLLNMTVRFRDMATGLVKSVPISSLVTVDYSNTLGSVQRKNQKRVITLRSNVLSGYTPTAVNADIANAIEGFRKTGDDVTIKQTGEGEQQAETGAFLGKALVIALGLILLILVMQFNSMSKSVIILTEIVFSIIGVLLGFTLTGMTVSVVMTGVGILGLAGIVIKNGILVIEFADELRSRGMKTREAVIEAGKTRIIPVLLTALAAILALIPLAVGFNINFVTLFAELNPRIFFGGDNVTFWKPLSWTIIFGLIFAFFMTLFMVPSMYLIAERLKRPMQKQYGGKWISFLGIPPAIFLFIPLMFITMFRQKRKVNARRRKLSNDKAAGEPFIGSWL is encoded by the coding sequence ATGAGTGTTTTAGAAAATTTCACCGAAAAATTCAAAGAATTTAAGCCCACATCCTGGTCGGTTAAAAACCGTACCACGGTGTACCTGCTTATCCTCTTTGTATCGATATTCGGGGTAACAACCTTTGTTACGCTCCCGAAAGAAAGCTTCCCTGACGTAGTGATTCCAACAGTGTACGTTTCCACTATTTACGTGGGTAACTCCCCCAAGGATATGGAAAACCTGGTTACACAACCCATAGAAAAGCAGATCAAGGGTATTACAGGTGTTAAGGTAGCTAAAGTAACCAGTACTTCTGTTCAGGATTACTCAGCCATACAGGTTGAATTCGGTACAAATGTTAAAGTAGACGTGGCGGTTCAAAAGGTAAAAGATGCGATTGATAAAGCCAAACAGGATCTGCCCACGGATTTGACCCAGGAACCTACAGCCCTCGAAGTAAGTCTTTCTGAAATGCCGATCATGTATGTAAACCTGAGCGGTGATTATGATGGCGTACGATTGAAAGAATATGCTGATAAAATGCAGGATCGCTTAGAAGAGCTTCCGCAGATCACCAGGGTTGATATGGTAGGCGCTCCGGAAAGAGAGTTCCAGGTAAACGTGGATAATGCCCGTATGCAGGCTGCAGGTATCACCTTTGATGACATAGCCAATGCCATTAAGTATGAGAACATGGACATCAGCGGGGGCTTACTCGAGGTGGGCAACATGAAGCGTAACCTGCAATTGAAAGGCCAGTTTAAAACAGCGTTTGATATTGAGAAAGTGATACTACGCAACACCAGTGGCAACCCGGTTTATTTAAAAGATATTGCATCAATAAAAGACACCATCAAGGAAACAGAAAGCTATGCACGCCTGGATGGTAAAAACGTGGTTACCTTAAATATCGTAAAACGTTCGGGTGAAAATCTCATTGAAACCAGTGATGCGGTAAAGCAGATCACCGAAGAAATGAAAGCTGATCTGTTTCCCAAAGATCTGAATGTAGTGATCACCGGTGACCAGAGTATCTCTACCCGTACCTCATTTAACGATTTGGTAAACTCTATTGTAATCGGGTTTATATTGGTATTGGTGATCCTGATGTTCTTCATGGGATTAACGAATGCCTTCTTCGTGGCATTGAGTGTACCGCTGAGTATGTTCGTGGCCTTTATGTTTATCCCGCTGGGAGAGATCATTATCGGCGGTAGCATTACGCTCAACTTCATGGTACTCTTCGCCCTCCTTTTTGGCTTGGGTATTATTGTGGATGATGCGATTGTGGTAATTGAAAATACACACCGGATATTTGTGGAGGCAAAGGGCAAACTGGATTCGCAGAAATCAGCCATGATGGCGGCAGGCGAAGTATTCGTACCGGTACTGGCTGGTACATTAACCACATTGGCGCCATTCTTCCCGCTACTGTTCTGGCCTGGTATCATCGGTAAGTTCATGGTGTACCTGCCACTGATGCTCATATTTACTTTGGCAGCATCACTTTTAGTGGCCTTTATCATGAACCCGGTATTTGCCGTAGACTTTATGAACCATGAAGAACATCATACAAAGAAAAAGTCTGATGTCTTTAAATCAAGAGCGTTTATCGTAATGGTTGCAATAGGTATACTCTTCGATTTATTAGGATTTGCATCAAGACCAGAAGGAGGCATGTTCTTCTTTGTTGGTAACCTGTCACTGGCGTTAGCTATACTCACCGTATTGAATGCGTACTTCTTTACCGGATGGATACATGGTTTCCAAAACAGGGTACTGCCCTGGATCATGGATCACTATGAATCCTTATTAAAATGGGCAGTAAACGGCTGGAGACCTGTTTGGCTGCTGGTAGGCGCATTTGGATTATTGGTAGTTTCAGTTATTTTGTTCGGCATGTCAAGTGGTAGCGGCAGAACGCAGGTAGTTTTCTTCCCGAGTTCTGATCCCAACTTCATTTATGTTTACCTGAAACTCCCCACCGGAACGGATGTGGAGTACACTGACTCGGTTACCCAATACCTGGAAAAAAGAGTAAACCAGGCATTGGAAATTGATCCGGCGAAAAATAAAAAGAACCCTGTTGTAGAGAGTGTGATTGCCAACGTAGCCGTTGGTGCCGCAGATCCAAACAGTGGCGACAGAAGCACAAGGAGCGAGTTGGGACGTGTACAGGTATCATTTGTGGAATATGAAAAAAGGCATGGAGTAAAAACAGGTCCTTACCTGGATAAGATACGCGCCGCTATTAAGAATATCCCCGGAGCTGAAGTCTCTGTAGAGCAGGAGCAAAATGGCCCGCCAACCGATCCACCTGTTAATATTGAAGTAGCCAGCGAGCAATTTGACGATATGATCAAAACAGCTGTTGATTTGAAAAACTTCCTGGATAGTATACAGGTTCCCGGTGTGGAAGAATTGAAAATGAACGTGGATCTGGCTAGCCCTGAAATTGCGTTAACGGTGAATCGTGAACGCGCACTAAGCGAAGGCGTATCTTCTGCACAAATAGGCATGCAACTACGTACTGCTTTATTCGGTAACGAAGCCAGTAAAATAAAAGATGGTGAAGATGAGTACAAGATCTATATACGCAGCAATGAAGTACAGCGTAAAAGTCTTACAGATCTCTTAAACATGACCGTCCGCTTCAGGGATATGGCAACCGGCCTGGTAAAAAGCGTTCCGATCAGTTCATTAGTAACAGTGGATTATTCAAATACTTTGGGAAGTGTACAACGTAAAAACCAAAAACGTGTGATCACTTTAAGGAGCAACGTGCTTTCCGGTTATACACCAACAGCTGTAAATGCCGACATTGCCAATGCAATTGAAGGTTTCCGGAAAACAGGAGATGATGTTACTATTAAACAAACCGGTGAAGGTGAGCAGCAGGCTGAAACAGGTGCTTTCTTAGGTAAAGCCCTGGTAATAGCCCTGGGACTTATTCTGTTGATATTGGTTATGCAGTTTAATTCGATGAGTAAATCTGTTATCATCTTAACTGAAATTGTGTTTAGTATTATTGGTGTGCTGCTTGGCTTTACACTAACAGGGATGACTGTTTCTGTGGTAATGACAGGGGTGGGTATATTGGGTCTGGCGGGTATCGTTATCAAGAACGGTATCCTGGTGATTGAGTTTGCGGATGAGCTAAGATCGCGTGGTATGAAAACCCGTGAAGCTGTGATAGAAGCAGGCAAGACCCGTATTATCCCGGTATTACTTACAGCGCTGGCAGCTATTTTGGCATTGATCCCGTTGGCTGTTGGTTTCAATATCAACTTCGTTACACTTTTTGCAGAGCTGAATCCACGAATTTTCTTTGGAGGTGACAACGTAACTTTCTGGAAACCCTTATCATGGACCATCATATTTGGTTTGATCTTCGCATTCTTTATGACATTATTTATGGTACCAAGTATGTACCTGATTGCAGAAAGATTAAAGCGTCCTATGCAAAAGCAGTATGGCGGTAAATGGATATCCTTCCTGGGTATACCACCCGCAATCTTCCTGTTTATTCCGTTGATGTTTATAACGATGTTCAGGCAGAAACGTAAAGTAAATGCCAGAAGAAGAAAACTTTCAAATGATAAGGCGGCTGGCGAGCCATTTATCGGAAGCTGGTTATAG
- a CDS encoding efflux RND transporter periplasmic adaptor subunit: MQYILKLTSIVAFTAILAACGGGKKEQNSALNDKKVELEKLKGEQKKISDQINKLNDEIAALDPSFVKAKLVSVEKIGSDNFDHFIDLQGKIDARKNAYVAPRNGQGGIVRALYVKQGDRVRRGQTLLKLDDALLRQQLTGAQQQVATVKAQLELAKTTYQRQKNLWDNNIGAEMQVIQAKANVDQLTAQVQAAEAQAGAAREQLSFSNVTADIDGTIDQLNIRVGEMFTGMSTAGPQISIVNTSQLKLLVNVPENYLDRVNVGSSITVTLPEANDKKIQTKASVVSKLIDPSTRSFYVEANVPSDPDIRANQIARVQIEDYSRPDAITIPVNTLQTDQQGKFVLVAVTENKKLVARKKRVIPGELYKDRLEIKSGLSNGDQLITEGFQSVYDGQVISTTPVQ; the protein is encoded by the coding sequence ATGCAGTATATATTAAAACTAACATCAATAGTTGCCTTTACGGCCATCTTAGCAGCCTGCGGTGGTGGTAAAAAAGAACAAAACAGCGCGCTGAACGATAAAAAAGTAGAGCTCGAAAAACTGAAAGGCGAACAAAAGAAAATATCGGATCAGATCAATAAATTGAACGATGAGATTGCCGCTTTAGATCCCAGCTTTGTAAAAGCTAAACTGGTATCGGTTGAAAAAATCGGTAGCGACAATTTCGATCACTTTATTGACCTGCAAGGCAAAATTGATGCACGTAAAAATGCCTATGTTGCTCCACGTAACGGACAGGGCGGTATTGTTCGCGCCCTATATGTAAAACAAGGTGATCGCGTTCGCCGCGGTCAAACCCTTTTAAAGCTAGACGATGCTTTACTTCGTCAGCAATTAACAGGGGCTCAGCAACAGGTTGCTACGGTTAAAGCCCAACTGGAGTTGGCTAAAACTACTTATCAGCGGCAAAAGAATTTATGGGATAATAATATAGGCGCTGAAATGCAAGTAATACAGGCTAAAGCCAATGTTGATCAGCTAACGGCACAGGTACAGGCAGCAGAAGCTCAGGCCGGCGCTGCCCGCGAGCAGCTAAGCTTCTCTAATGTTACAGCAGATATTGACGGAACTATAGATCAGTTGAATATACGGGTGGGCGAAATGTTTACCGGTATGAGCACCGCAGGCCCGCAGATCTCGATTGTAAATACATCGCAGTTGAAGTTGCTGGTAAATGTACCTGAGAATTACCTGGATCGTGTAAATGTGGGTTCATCGATTACGGTTACATTACCTGAAGCCAATGATAAGAAAATTCAAACGAAAGCTTCAGTGGTAAGTAAGCTGATTGACCCTTCTACACGTAGCTTTTATGTTGAAGCCAATGTACCTTCTGATCCTGACATACGAGCCAACCAGATTGCAAGAGTTCAGATTGAAGATTATTCGCGGCCTGACGCTATCACCATTCCTGTGAATACTTTACAAACGGACCAGCAAGGCAAGTTTGTTTTAGTGGCCGTTACAGAAAATAAAAAACTGGTGGCCCGTAAGAAAAGGGTAATACCCGGTGAGCTGTACAAAGACCGATTAGAAATCAAGTCTGGCTTATCGAACGGGGATCAGTTGATCACGGAAGGTTTCCAAAGCGTTTACGATGGCCAGGTGATCAGCACTACGCCAGTTCAATAG
- a CDS encoding TolC family protein — MIRIKIATVALLLFAFTQTTLSQQTHEFSLQQALDYAQKNNVQVKNALLDIELQQQVNREVTGSAFPQINASGDITDNLKLPISIIPAGTVFMPGTPPTTEDTRLAFGVKWSSMGGVSLSQILFDGQVFTGLQARRTLIDYKEKAAEVTAEQIRSVVAKIYYQLVLSKVQLALLDSNIALLQKNQHDTRIMYDNGFVEKLEIDKLEVQIANVKSQKIQALNAVNNGYLGLKVLMGMPLKDQLVLTDDLTDQDIREGILEESANFDYSQRRDFQAASLGLKLNEYDIQRYKRSKIPTLSLNGYWNQMTQANQFGNLFGSGSYWFPVSALTLKLNIPIFNGFATNSRIQQARIKLRQTENQVEALKLQIDQQRDSSINTFRTAITDMDYQKQNMALAERVYQQTKKKFEVGTGSQLEIENARVQLQSAQTNYFNSLYNAVSAKIDFLKASGKL; from the coding sequence ATGATACGAATTAAGATAGCGACAGTAGCCTTGCTCCTTTTCGCTTTTACACAAACCACCTTATCCCAGCAAACCCATGAATTCTCCCTGCAACAGGCTTTGGACTATGCGCAAAAAAATAACGTGCAGGTTAAAAATGCGTTGCTGGATATCGAGCTGCAGCAACAGGTAAACAGGGAAGTAACGGGAAGTGCTTTCCCGCAAATAAACGCGAGCGGCGACATCACCGATAATTTAAAGCTTCCCATTTCCATAATCCCGGCGGGAACCGTATTTATGCCTGGCACCCCTCCCACCACCGAAGACACCCGACTCGCATTTGGGGTTAAGTGGAGTAGTATGGGCGGCGTTTCTCTGAGCCAGATACTGTTCGACGGACAGGTATTTACCGGTTTACAGGCAAGACGCACCCTTATCGATTATAAAGAGAAGGCTGCAGAGGTAACAGCAGAACAGATACGATCCGTTGTTGCGAAAATATACTACCAGCTCGTCCTAAGTAAAGTACAGTTGGCTTTGTTAGACTCCAACATTGCTTTGCTGCAAAAAAACCAACACGACACCAGGATCATGTATGACAATGGTTTTGTAGAAAAACTGGAAATCGATAAACTGGAAGTTCAGATTGCCAATGTTAAATCACAAAAGATCCAAGCCCTGAATGCCGTAAACAATGGCTACCTGGGTTTAAAAGTTTTGATGGGAATGCCGCTGAAAGATCAACTGGTTCTTACCGATGACCTTACCGACCAGGATATAAGAGAAGGCATCCTGGAAGAATCAGCCAATTTCGATTATAGCCAGAGAAGGGACTTCCAGGCCGCTTCACTGGGGTTAAAGCTTAACGAATATGACATACAGCGTTACAAAAGAAGTAAAATCCCCACACTTTCGTTAAACGGTTATTGGAACCAGATGACGCAGGCCAACCAGTTTGGAAATCTGTTTGGCTCGGGCTCTTATTGGTTTCCGGTAAGTGCATTAACCCTTAAGCTAAACATTCCGATCTTCAACGGTTTTGCAACTAATTCACGCATACAGCAAGCAAGAATAAAATTACGCCAAACCGAAAACCAGGTTGAAGCACTGAAGTTGCAAATTGACCAACAGAGAGATTCGTCAATTAATACATTCAGGACTGCTATTACTGACATGGATTACCAGAAACAAAACATGGCTTTGGCAGAGCGCGTTTATCAGCAAACCAAGAAAAAATTTGAAGTAGGTACAGGCAGTCAGCTTGAAATTGAGAATGCCCGGGTGCAATTACAAAGTGCTCAGACCAACTACTTCAATTCATTATACAATGCAGTTAGTGCTAAAATCGATTTCCTGAAAGCATCCGGCAAACTATAA
- a CDS encoding TetR/AcrR family transcriptional regulator, protein MAMVVDNKTRIREKAKELFMQLGMRRVSMDDIAAETGMSKKTLYQYYTDKETLVADTIGVILETNHANCESCREKAKNAIHEGFLATASVSEMMRRLNPVLLFDMQKYYPAAYRKFLKFKEDFLYKFIYQSIEWGIKDGLFREDVDVALVSRLRIESINLPFQRSFYDAMKTDLGTLQKEIFILFLYGIATPKGTRMINKYRTEPIKPLTDDTN, encoded by the coding sequence ATGGCAATGGTTGTAGATAATAAAACACGGATAAGAGAAAAAGCGAAAGAACTGTTTATGCAATTGGGCATGCGGCGGGTGAGCATGGATGATATTGCGGCAGAAACCGGGATGAGCAAAAAAACGCTCTACCAGTATTATACCGACAAGGAAACCCTGGTTGCAGATACCATTGGGGTGATACTGGAAACGAATCACGCCAACTGCGAAAGTTGTAGGGAGAAAGCCAAAAATGCAATTCATGAAGGTTTTTTAGCTACAGCTTCGGTATCAGAAATGATGCGGCGATTGAACCCTGTGCTGTTATTTGACATGCAGAAGTATTACCCGGCGGCATACCGGAAGTTCTTAAAATTTAAAGAGGATTTTTTGTACAAATTCATCTACCAAAGTATTGAATGGGGTATTAAAGATGGATTATTCAGGGAGGATGTTGATGTGGCGTTGGTGAGCCGCTTACGAATCGAGAGCATCAACCTTCCTTTTCAACGCAGTTTTTACGATGCAATGAAAACAGACCTCGGCACTTTACAAAAAGAGATATTCATCCTTTTCCTTTATGGAATAGCTACTCCTAAAGGAACCCGGATGATCAATAAATACAGAACCGAACCAATAAAACCACTTACTGATGATACGAATTAA
- a CDS encoding DUF502 domain-containing protein, whose protein sequence is MPKYLPHTPKDTILKTLFRYFVQGVIILAPVTITAYILYVVFDWIDSLLRPIFTTPGVGFVLIIAFIIFIGWLSSYFIMESMINFFDHWLERTPGIKLIYKSIKDFFQAFAGDKKKFTKAVLANVFNNDVWIVGFLTDDEMEKFNMGHEMVGVYVPQAYNFAGQLYILPKERVKPIENLTAGDAMKYTVTGGVVES, encoded by the coding sequence ATGCCTAAATATCTTCCCCATACTCCTAAGGATACCATCCTGAAGACGCTGTTCCGGTACTTTGTGCAGGGCGTTATTATACTAGCGCCGGTTACTATTACCGCGTATATATTATATGTAGTCTTTGACTGGATTGATAGCCTGCTAAGGCCGATATTTACTACACCAGGGGTAGGGTTTGTGCTTATTATCGCATTTATCATTTTCATAGGGTGGCTGAGTAGCTATTTTATTATGGAAAGTATGATCAATTTTTTTGATCATTGGCTGGAAAGAACACCCGGTATTAAATTAATTTATAAATCGATTAAAGATTTTTTCCAGGCTTTTGCCGGTGATAAGAAGAAATTCACAAAGGCCGTGTTAGCGAATGTGTTTAATAACGACGTTTGGATCGTGGGTTTTTTGACCGATGATGAAATGGAAAAATTTAATATGGGGCATGAAATGGTGGGAGTTTATGTGCCGCAGGCCTACAATTTTGCCGGCCAATTATATATTTTGCCAAAAGAGCGGGTGAAGCCAATTGAAAATCTTACCGCTGGTGACGCCATGAAGTATACGGTAACGGGCGGCGTGGTAGAAAGTTAA
- a CDS encoding UbiX family flavin prenyltransferase gives MRRKILIAITGASGSIYPAQLIDKLLLLKDQWETLAVVATDNAMDVWGVEMQEAFKEREGVLYFSKNDFSAPFASGSGRYDTMIIAPCSMGTLGRIANGISNDLITRAADVILKERRKLICLARETPYNLVHIQNMEKITLAGGIICPATPSFYSLPTTIEELAATVTDRVLDLAGFDIQSFRWGQ, from the coding sequence ATGAGAAGAAAGATATTGATAGCAATAACGGGGGCAAGTGGTTCTATCTACCCGGCTCAATTGATCGATAAACTTTTACTGTTAAAAGATCAATGGGAAACGCTGGCAGTAGTAGCTACCGATAATGCCATGGATGTATGGGGAGTGGAAATGCAGGAGGCGTTTAAAGAAAGAGAAGGGGTGCTGTATTTCAGCAAAAATGATTTCTCGGCACCTTTCGCCTCTGGCAGCGGCCGGTATGATACGATGATCATTGCGCCCTGCTCCATGGGTACTTTAGGACGCATTGCAAACGGTATTTCCAACGACCTTATAACCCGTGCTGCGGATGTTATTCTCAAAGAACGACGGAAATTGATATGCCTGGCAAGGGAAACACCTTATAACCTGGTTCATATTCAGAATATGGAGAAGATCACTTTGGCCGGAGGTATTATTTGCCCGGCTACACCATCGTTCTATAGTTTGCCTACAACCATTGAAGAATTGGCCGCAACGGTAACTGACCGGGTGCTGGATCTGGCGGGATTCGATATTCAAAGTTTCAGGTGGGGGCAATAA
- a CDS encoding protein-disulfide reductase DsbD domain-containing protein, translating into MKKLVFLLAAVIVVAAAQAQLNPVSWKFTSKKISAKVYEIHMTAVIDNGWHLYSQTQPANAINIPTKFSFTGNPLVKLEGAVKEVGKMEKFHDATLDASANQYSKTVNFVQKITLKAAAKTNISGTVTYQTCDDKQCLPPKKVPFKVDLG; encoded by the coding sequence ATGAAAAAGTTAGTTTTCCTTTTGGCAGCGGTAATAGTAGTTGCAGCGGCACAGGCACAATTAAATCCTGTAAGCTGGAAATTTACCAGTAAAAAAATATCTGCGAAGGTTTATGAAATACATATGACTGCTGTGATCGATAACGGATGGCACTTGTACTCGCAAACCCAACCAGCAAATGCCATCAACATCCCTACTAAATTCTCATTTACGGGTAACCCGCTGGTAAAATTAGAAGGCGCTGTTAAAGAAGTGGGAAAAATGGAAAAATTTCATGATGCAACACTGGATGCCAGTGCCAACCAGTATTCCAAGACAGTAAACTTTGTTCAAAAAATCACGTTGAAGGCTGCTGCTAAAACTAATATTTCAGGAACAGTTACTTACCAGACATGCGATGATAAACAATGCTTGCCTCCTAAAAAAGTTCCATTTAAAGTGGATCTGGGTTAA